In a single window of the Drosophila subpulchrella strain 33 F10 #4 breed RU33 chromosome X, RU_Dsub_v1.1 Primary Assembly, whole genome shotgun sequence genome:
- the LOC119556722 gene encoding glycine-rich cell wall structural protein 1.0, with protein MKVFVCMCALFAVANAGFLGLLGGGGGGGGGGGGPSLKAGISLGGNGGGGGGYGGGGYGGGGHGHGGHGPSGPVQVVKVIHQQGGGGSGGVGYSSGASYGGGYSYEAAPQVYKVKVISGGSSGGSYEHAPPPAPVKVIKILQESAPLVESAPQIVKVVNVHSGHVAGPSFIGGGSSSGGGAVSQVIKVVHESHDSGVSSGGYSSGGYSSGGYSSGGYSSGGATKVVRVIHEHSAAGPAYGPAPTPIDLPAPVYSAPVPAPVYSAPAAAPVYAAPAPAPVYSAPAPAPVYAAPVPAPVYAAPVPAPVYAAPVPAPVYAAPAPAPAPVLSVPHPAPAPLFAPEEQSLPIGHAPAQTYGPPAY; from the exons ATGAAG GTCTTCGTTTGCATGTGTGCTCTGTTCGCTGTGGCCAACGCTGGCTTCCTGGGTCTCCTTGGAGgaggcggtggtggtggtggcggcggcggtggaCCTAGCCTGAAGGCGGGCATCAGCCTGGGCGGCAAtggaggaggaggcggtggCTACGGAGGTGGTGGCTACGGAGGTGGTGGCCATGGGCACGGAGGCCATGGACCTAGTGGCCCCGTCCAGGTGGTTAAGGTGATCCACCAGCAGGGCGGCGGCGGCTCCGGCGGCGTCGGCTACTCCTCCGGCGCCTCTTATGGCGGCGGCTACTCCTACGAAGCTGCTCCTCAGGTCTACAAGGTGAAGGTCATCTCTGGCGGCAGCAGCGGCGGTAGCTACGAACACGCACCCCCACCCGCCCCCGTGAAGGTCATCAAGATCCTGCAGGAATCCGCCCCGCTGGTCGAGAGTGCTCCCCAAATTGTCAAGGTGGTGAATGTGCACTCCGGACACGTGGCTGGACCCTCCTTCATCGGTGGCGGCTCCTCATCGGGCGGCGGTGCCGTATCTCAGGTCATCAAGGTCGTCCACGAGAGCCACGACAGCGGTGTCTCATCGGGAGGCTACTCTTCGGGTGGCTACTCTTCCGGAGGCTACTCTTCCGGAGGCTACTCCTCGGGTGGTGCCACCAAGGTAGTGCGTGTGATCCATGAGCATTCCGCTGCCGGTCCAGCCTATGGTCCTGCCCCTACGCCCATCGATCTGCCCGCTCCAGTGTACTCAGCTCCAGTTCCTGCTCCAGTGTACTCAGCTCCAGCTGCTGCTCCAGTTTATGCCGCTCCAGCGCCAGCTCCAGTGTACTCAGCTCCAGCTCCTGCTCCAGTTTATGCCGCACCTGTTCCAGCTCCAGTTTATGCCGCACCTGTTCCAGCTCCAGTTTATGCCGCACCTGTTCCAGCTCCAGTTTATGCCGCTCCAGCGCCAGCTCCAGCTCCCGTCCTTAGTGTCCCCCATCCTGCTCCAGCACCTCTTTTCGCTCCCGAGGAGCAGTCCCTGCCCATCGGCCACGCCCCCGCCCAGACCTACGGCCCACCAGCGTACTAG
- the LOC119555963 gene encoding uncharacterized protein LOC119555963 yields MKFFIASFLIAACVALAQSSVIYSPVASVPVVRSVNVLRSVPVVRSYPVVRSVPVVHSVPVVRHVSVIDSVPVVPSVVRVGHASVYDAPLVQSYGGWLKQK; encoded by the exons ATGAAG TTCTTCATCGCCAGTTTCCTAATCGCCGCCTGCGTGGCCCTCGCCCAGAGCAGTGTGATCTACTCCCCGGTAGCCTCCGTGCCCGTGGTGCGATCCGTGAACGTGCTCCGCAGTGTTCCGGTGGTTCGCAGTTACCCGGTGGTGCGTTCCGTGCCCGTGGTTCACAGTGTTCCAGTGGTGCGTCATGTGTCCGTGATCGACTCCGTTCCGGTGGTGCCCTCCGTGGTTCGCGTTGGACACGCCTCCGTCTACGATGCTCCTCTGGTCCAATCCTACGGCGGCTGGCTGAAGCAGAAGTAG
- the LOC119555881 gene encoding protein yippee-like CG15309, with product MVKTFQAYLPSTNRTYSCVHCRAHLASHDELISKSFQGSQGPAYLFNSVVNVACGQTEERVLLTGLHAVADIYCECCKTPLGWKYEHAYESSQKYKEGKFIIELAHMIKENGWD from the coding sequence ATGGTGAAGACGTTTCAGGCCTACCTACCGTCCACGAATCGGACCTACTCATGTGTTCACTGCCGCGCCCACCTCGCCTCCCACGACGAGCTCATCTCGAAGTCGTTCCAGGGCAGCCAGGGGCCGGCCTATCTGTTCAACTCGGTGGTGAACGTGGCCTGCGGCCAGACGGAGGAGCGGGTGCTCCTCACCGGCCTCCATGCGGTGGCGGACATCTACTGCGAGTGCTGCAAGACGCCGCTGGGCTGGAAGTACGAGCACGCCTACGAGTCCAGCCAGAAGTACAAGGAGGGCAAGTTCATCATCGAGCTGGCCCACATGATCAAGGAGAACGGCTGGGACTGA
- the LOC119556723 gene encoding ATP synthase subunit delta, mitochondrial encodes MSFVKNARLLAARGARLAQNRSYSDEMKLTFAAANKTFYDAAVVRQIDVPSFSGSFGILAKHVPTLAVLKPGVVQVVENDGKLIKFFVSSGSVTVNEDSSVQVLAEEAHNVEDIDANEARQLLSKYQSELSSAGDDKAKAQAAIAVEVAEALVKAAE; translated from the exons ATGTCCTTCGTGAAGAACGCCCGTCTGTTGGCCGCCCGCGGCGCCCGTTTGGCCCAAAACAGGAGCTACTCGGACGAGATGAAGCTCACCTTCGCCGCCGCCAACAAGACCTTCTACGATGCCGCCGTGGTGCGCCAAATCGATGTGCCCTCCTTCTCCGGCTCCTTCGGCATCCTGGCCAAGCACGTGCCCACTTTGG CCGTCCTCAAGCCCGGCGTCGTCCAGGTGGTGGAGAACGATGGCAAACTGATCAAGTTCTTCGTCTCCAGCGGCTCCGTCACCGTCAACGAGGACTCCTCCGTCCAGGTGCTGGCCGAGGAAGCCCACAATGTCGAGGACATCGATGCCAACGAGGCGCGCCAGCTGCTCTCGAAATACCAGTCAGAGCTGAGCTCCGCTGGCGACGATAAG GCCAAGGCCCAGGCTGCCATCGCCGTGGAGGTCGCCGAAGCGTTAGTCAAGGCTGCCGAATAG